The Henckelia pumila isolate YLH828 chromosome 2, ASM3356847v2, whole genome shotgun sequence genome includes a window with the following:
- the LOC140880703 gene encoding malate dehydrogenase, glyoxysomal-like produces MHQGSEVHQRIARISAHLNPPIDELQIGRSSSISCVDCRAKGGSAGFKVAILGAAGGIGQPLAMLMKMNPLVSVLHLYDVVNTPGVTSDISHMDTGAVVRGFLGQQQLEDALTGMDLVIVPAGVPRKPGMTRDDLFNINAGIVKTLCLGIAKCCPKAIVNLISNPVNSTVPIAAEVFKKAGTYDPRRLLGVTKLDVVRANTFVAEVLGLDPREVDVPVIGGHAGVTILPILSQVKPSVSFTQEETEHLTSRIQNGGTEVVEAKAGAGSATLSMAYAAVKFADACLRGMRGDAGVIECAFVSSQVTELPFFASKVRLGRNGVEELYSLGPLNEYERVGLEKAKKELAASIEKGISFVNK; encoded by the exons atgcatCAGGGTTCGGAAGTTCATCAACGCATTGCTAGGATTTCCGCTCACCTTAATCCTCCTATCGATGAACTTCAG ATTGGGAGGAGTTCGAGTATAAGTTGTGTGGATTGTCGGGCAAAAGGTGGGTCTGCGGGATTCAAAGTGGCTATACTGGGGGCAGCTGGAGGCATAGGACAGCCTTTGGCAATGCTGATGAAGATGAATCCTTTGGTTTCTGTGCTTCATTTGTACGATGTGGTCAACACTCCTGGCGTAACATCAGATATCAGCCATATGGATACTGGTGCTGTG GTTCGCGGTTTTCTTGGTCAACAACAGTTGGAGGATGCACTCACTGGCATGGACCTTGTAATCGTTCCTGCTGGTGTTCCCAGGAAACCTGGAATGACAAGGGATGATCTTTTCAACATCAATGCAGGAATAGTTAAGACTCTTTGTTTGGGAATTGCTAAGTGCTGTCCGAAGGCCATTGTCAACTTAATTAGTAATCCTGTGAATTCCACCGTTCCAATTGCAGCTGAGGTTTTCAAGAAAGCTGGCACCTATGACCCTAGGCGTTTACTTGGTGTCACCAAGCTTGATGTAGTCAGAGCCAATACATTTGTG GCTGAAGTTTTGGGGCTAGATCCACGGGAGGTTGATGTCCCAGTAATAGGAGGTCATGCTGGTGTGACAATTCTACCTATTCTCTCCCAG GTTAAACCTTCTGTTTCTTTCACCCAAGAGGAAACCGAGCATCTGACTTCTCGCATTCAGAACGGAGGGACTGAAGTTGTCGAG GCCAAAGCTGGAGCTGGATCTGCGACACTTTCAATG GCGTATGCTGCAGTAAAATTTGCCGATGCGTGCTTGCGAGGCATGAGGGGAGATGCAGGTGTCATTGAGTGCGCATTTGTATCTTCTCAG GTGACTGAACTTCCTTTCTTTGCTTCAAAAGTACGACTTGGGCGCAACGGAGTCGAGGAGTTATACTCACTCGGTCCACTTAATGAATACGAGAG gGTTGGATTAGAGAAGGCAAAGAAAGAGTTGGCCGCAAGCATTGAGAAGGGCATTTCCTTTGTGAACAAGTGA